A single region of the Gemmata palustris genome encodes:
- a CDS encoding ArnT family glycosyltransferase, producing MSTVLPISGRSTSRFGALRPLPFLPPAISVLALFLLFFFQLGARDLVSSHEARAAQNSQRMIDTGEWGLPTLFDGQRDLQKPPGFYWLGAVAGCLTGGHVSPWAARFPAAASGTLVVLLVYGFLRREGWRSGAFVAAVALATANHFVAIGRTARIDVPLTCAVTVALLAFSRGSTAGLASRGSRREGWFLLSALAAGVAVLLKGPVGLALIGSTAVAFLIAERFATTPAERARLSVLSAILGVAVVACVALPWFVWAQHATEGEFVRVFFWHHNVERFAGTSEALASHPWWYYGPRFAMAFLPWTLLLVPLVWWGTRSGVWKEERLFRLGVVWLVVMVAVLSASRFKRADYLLPAFPGAAIALGCAAERWLTSRGDARSAVRAKWGFGALVAGALAVCPVMWFVVEPVENARQEKRPFAAAIREYAPKPQTILLFRAESHLLAFHLGAPLHTLVEWGELKEVLAAPGPHAVVMPPEYVDEAERITGRKLVPVASLADFTSIRPPRPLVCLRTAE from the coding sequence ATGAGTACCGTGCTGCCAATTTCCGGTCGCAGCACGAGTCGGTTCGGCGCGCTGCGACCGCTTCCATTTCTCCCCCCGGCAATTTCGGTCCTCGCGCTGTTTCTGTTGTTTTTCTTCCAACTCGGTGCGCGGGATCTGGTGAGCAGTCACGAGGCCCGCGCTGCGCAGAATTCCCAGCGCATGATCGATACGGGCGAGTGGGGCTTACCCACACTCTTTGACGGGCAGCGCGACCTGCAGAAACCCCCGGGATTCTACTGGCTCGGCGCGGTCGCAGGTTGTTTGACCGGCGGGCACGTTTCTCCCTGGGCCGCGCGCTTTCCTGCGGCCGCGAGTGGCACTCTCGTTGTGCTGCTCGTGTACGGTTTCCTCCGGCGCGAAGGCTGGAGATCGGGCGCGTTTGTGGCTGCGGTCGCGCTTGCCACCGCGAACCACTTCGTCGCGATCGGGCGCACCGCTCGCATCGATGTGCCGCTGACGTGTGCCGTTACCGTGGCGCTGCTCGCGTTCTCTCGTGGGTCCACTGCGGGGCTGGCGTCCCGCGGTTCCAGGAGGGAAGGGTGGTTCCTCCTCTCCGCACTCGCGGCCGGCGTCGCGGTGCTGCTCAAGGGCCCCGTGGGATTGGCTCTCATCGGAAGCACTGCAGTCGCGTTCCTGATCGCCGAGCGGTTCGCGACCACTCCCGCGGAGCGCGCCCGCCTGTCGGTACTCTCGGCGATTCTCGGCGTGGCGGTGGTCGCGTGCGTCGCGCTGCCGTGGTTCGTGTGGGCGCAGCACGCCACGGAAGGCGAGTTCGTGCGCGTGTTCTTCTGGCACCACAACGTCGAGCGCTTTGCGGGCACCTCCGAGGCGCTCGCGTCGCACCCCTGGTGGTACTACGGCCCGCGGTTCGCGATGGCGTTTCTGCCGTGGACGCTGCTTTTGGTGCCGCTCGTGTGGTGGGGAACGCGGTCCGGCGTGTGGAAAGAAGAGCGCCTGTTCCGTTTGGGCGTGGTGTGGCTCGTTGTGATGGTGGCGGTGCTGTCGGCGTCGCGCTTCAAGCGCGCGGATTACCTGCTGCCCGCGTTCCCCGGCGCCGCGATCGCGCTCGGGTGCGCGGCCGAACGCTGGCTCACGTCGCGTGGTGACGCGCGGTCCGCGGTGCGCGCGAAGTGGGGATTCGGGGCACTCGTGGCAGGCGCGCTGGCGGTGTGTCCGGTCATGTGGTTCGTGGTCGAACCCGTGGAAAATGCCCGGCAAGAGAAGCGCCCGTTCGCTGCCGCGATCCGCGAATACGCGCCCAAACCGCAAACAATTCTGCTGTTTCGGGCGGAGTCGCACTTGCTCGCCTTCCATCTCGGTGCGCCGCTGCATACTTTGGTGGAGTGGGGCGAACTGAAGGAAGTGCTCGCTGCGCCCGGCCCGCACGCGGTCGTCATGCCGCCCGAGTACGTGGACGAGGCCGAGCGCATCACCGGCCGAAAACTCGTGCCGGTCGCGTCGCTCGCGGACTTCACTTCCATCCGCCCGCCCCGCCCGCTGGTGTGCCTGCGCACCGCGGAGTGA
- a CDS encoding ABC transporter ATP-binding protein, with protein MRNFRRSVWFSWPYRQRLAASVFCALVVAVLWSVNLGAIYPVLKLLSSGKNLQQWIDEEIAEQQKLREIDAKEVAKLNFALATLESRPDTPEREKQKRSYSADLARATDAQDSHASWDYRYQWLRAKLIRHMPTDRFETFLWIMAAVLVCVVVKGVFEFFHESLVGWVTNRTLFDLRNSFFRRVVRQDVRQLSAAGTNDLMARFTNDTEQVGSGVKVLYGRVIAEPLKAVTCFAAACFICWQLTLTFVVVVPLALYVLMRVSKAMRKAAKKALQRMSAMYKILNETFSGIRAVKGFTREAHERRRFRQANYEFYRKALRLVNIDAFTNPAIEVLVVIAVGLALGAGVYLVVSGSMYIGIFRMCSQPLSFETLLQFYVFLAAIADPVRKLSSVYTKLQGAEAASARIFELYDREPTIRGNADGPRLITVKKRIEFRHVCFAYNPTADTPTLDNVSLTVKAGETVAVVGGNGCGKTTLLALLPRFFDPDSGAVLIDGVNLRTAHLRSLRKLIGVVTQDTQLFDDTVLANIAYGKRGATREEVIAAAKEARAHDFIEKKEGGYEALMGTAGSNFSGGERQKVALARAILRNPQVLILDEFTSAIDMQSEVDIHDALKQFVKGRTTFLITHKLHTVPEIADRVAMMESGRVLDFGTHAELLARCEPYRRLFESVQMWKTDAAAPGSGTKESAPLADARVPFAPGSPEGTKPPTQRDAA; from the coding sequence ATGCGGAACTTCCGGCGGAGCGTGTGGTTCTCGTGGCCGTACCGACAGCGGTTGGCGGCGTCGGTCTTTTGTGCGCTGGTTGTGGCCGTTTTGTGGAGCGTGAACCTCGGCGCCATTTATCCGGTGCTCAAGCTCCTCAGTTCGGGGAAGAACCTCCAGCAGTGGATCGACGAGGAGATCGCGGAACAGCAAAAGCTGCGCGAAATTGACGCAAAAGAGGTGGCGAAACTCAACTTCGCGCTCGCCACTCTGGAGAGCAGACCGGACACCCCGGAGCGCGAGAAGCAGAAGCGGAGCTATTCGGCCGATCTCGCCCGCGCCACCGATGCCCAGGACTCCCACGCGAGCTGGGACTACCGCTACCAGTGGTTGCGCGCGAAATTGATCCGGCACATGCCGACGGACCGCTTCGAGACGTTCCTGTGGATCATGGCCGCGGTCCTGGTTTGTGTCGTCGTGAAGGGCGTGTTCGAGTTCTTTCACGAGTCGCTCGTCGGGTGGGTCACGAACCGGACGCTGTTCGATCTGCGCAACTCGTTCTTCCGCCGGGTGGTCAGGCAGGACGTGCGGCAACTGTCCGCGGCCGGGACCAACGACCTCATGGCCCGGTTCACCAACGACACGGAACAGGTCGGGTCCGGCGTCAAGGTGCTCTACGGCCGGGTGATCGCCGAACCGCTCAAGGCCGTTACGTGCTTCGCCGCCGCGTGCTTCATCTGCTGGCAGCTCACGCTCACGTTCGTCGTCGTCGTCCCGCTCGCGCTGTACGTGCTCATGCGCGTGAGCAAGGCCATGCGAAAGGCCGCGAAGAAGGCGCTGCAGCGGATGTCCGCGATGTACAAGATCCTGAACGAAACGTTCAGCGGCATCCGGGCGGTGAAGGGGTTCACGCGCGAGGCTCACGAGCGGCGCCGGTTCCGGCAAGCGAACTACGAGTTCTACCGCAAAGCGCTCCGGCTCGTGAACATTGATGCGTTCACCAATCCCGCGATCGAGGTGTTGGTCGTAATCGCGGTGGGGCTCGCACTGGGCGCGGGGGTGTACCTGGTGGTCAGCGGGAGCATGTACATCGGAATTTTCCGCATGTGCTCGCAGCCGTTGAGCTTTGAAACACTGTTGCAGTTCTACGTGTTCCTCGCGGCCATCGCGGACCCGGTGCGGAAACTGTCGAGCGTGTACACCAAACTCCAGGGCGCGGAAGCGGCGTCCGCGCGCATCTTCGAGCTGTACGACCGCGAGCCGACGATCCGCGGGAACGCGGACGGCCCGCGCCTCATCACGGTGAAGAAGCGGATCGAGTTCCGGCACGTGTGCTTCGCGTACAACCCGACCGCGGACACGCCGACGCTCGATAACGTGAGCCTGACCGTCAAGGCGGGCGAAACGGTCGCGGTGGTGGGCGGCAACGGGTGCGGGAAAACGACACTGCTCGCGCTGCTCCCGCGGTTCTTCGATCCCGATTCGGGCGCCGTACTCATCGACGGCGTGAATTTGCGCACGGCTCACTTGCGCTCGCTCCGCAAGCTGATTGGCGTGGTCACGCAGGACACGCAACTGTTCGATGACACGGTTCTGGCCAACATCGCCTACGGCAAGCGCGGCGCGACGCGCGAAGAGGTAATTGCGGCCGCAAAAGAGGCCCGGGCGCACGACTTCATTGAGAAGAAAGAGGGCGGGTACGAGGCGCTGATGGGCACGGCCGGGAGCAACTTCTCGGGCGGGGAGCGGCAGAAGGTCGCGCTCGCGCGGGCGATCCTCCGCAACCCACAGGTTCTGATCCTCGACGAGTTCACCAGCGCCATTGATATGCAGAGCGAAGTCGACATTCACGACGCGCTCAAACAGTTCGTGAAGGGGCGCACCACGTTCCTCATTACGCACAAGCTCCACACGGTTCCAGAAATTGCCGACCGCGTGGCGATGATGGAATCCGGTCGGGTGCTCGATTTCGGCACGCACGCTGAACTCCTTGCGCGGTGCGAACCGTACCGCCGACTGTTCGAGTCGGTGCAGATGTGGAAGACGGACGCGGCCGCGCCGGGGAGCGGCACGAAGGAATCGGCGCCTCTCGCGGACGCACGAGTTCCCTTCGCGCCCGGTTCGCCCGAAGGGACCAAGCCCCCAACCCAACGCGACGCGGCATGA